From Tripterygium wilfordii isolate XIE 37 chromosome 13, ASM1340144v1, whole genome shotgun sequence, the proteins below share one genomic window:
- the LOC120012188 gene encoding protein OPI10 homolog isoform X2 yields MFGVVFPNRSFPMDISTFAQIDTFHWILDMNTFVGEAYDHIREICIFLLNNFTLPADKALAVYVQSPGSPFVFCGAVTLARPSAVLSLNWPEPGGQMQLMAPDAAPVSAKIGVSVEDLASLPSLDVAAEKRIERLAMKVGENLFNFMQSFCGVDGSKRYICQ; encoded by the exons ATGTTCGGAGTAGTGTTCCCTAATCGGAGCTTCCCGATGGACATCTCTACTTTTGCTCAAATCGACACCTTCCACTGGATCCTCGACATGAACACTTTCGTTGGTGAGGCCTACGATCATATTCGCGAAATCTGCATTTTCTTATTGAACAACTTCACTCTACCCGCAGACAAGGCCCTCGCTGTCTACGTTCAGTCTCCAGGGTCACCATTCGTGTTCTGCGGTGCTGTCACTCTTGCCCGGCCCTCTGCAGTCCTATCTCTCAATTGGCCTGAGCCAGGCGGTCAGATGCAGTTAATGGCGCCGGACGCTGCACCTGTGTCCGCTAAGATAGGGGTTTCCGTGGAGGATTTGGCATCGCTGCCTTCTTTGGATGTGGCGGCGGAGAAGAGAATCGAACGGCTGGCCATGAAAGTCGGGGAGAATCTATTTAATTTCATGCAATCGTTTTGTGGTGTTGATGGGAGTAAG AGGTATATCTGTCAATGA
- the LOC120012188 gene encoding protein OPI10 homolog isoform X1 — translation MFGVVFPNRSFPMDISTFAQIDTFHWILDMNTFVGEAYDHIREICIFLLNNFTLPADKALAVYVQSPGSPFVFCGAVTLARPSAVLSLNWPEPGGQMQLMAPDAAPVSAKIGVSVEDLASLPSLDVAAEKRIERLAMKVGENLFNFMQSFCGVDGSKLIVPMDILDRWFKKFQERAKRDPEYLKGFEL, via the coding sequence ATGTTCGGAGTAGTGTTCCCTAATCGGAGCTTCCCGATGGACATCTCTACTTTTGCTCAAATCGACACCTTCCACTGGATCCTCGACATGAACACTTTCGTTGGTGAGGCCTACGATCATATTCGCGAAATCTGCATTTTCTTATTGAACAACTTCACTCTACCCGCAGACAAGGCCCTCGCTGTCTACGTTCAGTCTCCAGGGTCACCATTCGTGTTCTGCGGTGCTGTCACTCTTGCCCGGCCCTCTGCAGTCCTATCTCTCAATTGGCCTGAGCCAGGCGGTCAGATGCAGTTAATGGCGCCGGACGCTGCACCTGTGTCCGCTAAGATAGGGGTTTCCGTGGAGGATTTGGCATCGCTGCCTTCTTTGGATGTGGCGGCGGAGAAGAGAATCGAACGGCTGGCCATGAAAGTCGGGGAGAATCTATTTAATTTCATGCAATCGTTTTGTGGTGTTGATGGGAGTAAGTTGATTGTGCCTATGGATATTTTGGACCGGTGGTTCAAGAAATTCCAAGAGAGGGCTAAGCGAGACCCTGAGTACTTGAAAGGCTTCGAATTGTAA
- the LOC120012050 gene encoding uncharacterized protein LOC120012050: MEEPRGTESTNGVHEKNWRRPEDYTLDGVLHRLFTMIFHPDTDSSDAAATFRQRIKNSLSENGPLLREATTNTGRTVLLWTRGGSPLRALLVISVGTIALLALTGLLVFMLFFLAVTVNAVVISLLVSLAAVGGFLAIFFTCVTAIYIGALSVAAFVISVATISAIVAFSIAAGWIGFFCMLWLATKKSVGLAKQSLNMTSSAISTSSSARNARYHPEPAKVD, encoded by the exons ATGGAGGAACCTCGCGGAACGGAGTCGACCAACGGCGTGCACGAGAAGAACTGGCGGCGCCCGGAGGATTACACTCTTGACGGAGTCCTTCACCGTCTGTTTACGATGATCTTTCACCCCGATACCGATAGCAGCGACGCAGCTGCTACTTTTCGTCAGCGGATCAAGAATTCTCTCTCCGAGAACGGTCCTCTACTTCGTGAGGCGACGACAAACACTGGTCGCACTGTTCTTCTCTGGACCCGTGGAGGAAGCCCTCTCCGTGCACTCTTAGTCATCTCT GTTGGAACTATTGCTCTACTTGCCTTGACAGGATTGCTTGTCTTTATGCTCTTCTTTCTGGCAGTCACTGTAAATGCTGTTGTTATCTCCCTTCTTGTTTCGTTGGCGGCTGTTGGAGGCTTCTTAGCTATTTTCTTCACATGTGTAACAGCTATATATATTGGGGCATTGTCAGTTGCTGCATTTGTTATCTCTGTCGCAACAATTTCAGCAATTGTGGCTTTTTCAATCGCTGCAG GCTGGATCGGGTTCTTCTGCATGTTGTGGTTGGCAACTAAGAAGAGTGTGGGCCTTGCAAAGCAGTCATTGAACATGACTAGTTCGGCAATTTCAACATCCTCTTCTGCTAGGAATGCTCGCTATCATCCTGAACCCGCCAAGGTAGATTGA
- the LOC120012564 gene encoding transcription repressor KAN1-like — protein MPIEGGVFIQHSSNPIPDLSLHISPPNTTTITTSSSINEIRDTSFNLSSSLNTELSLAHPSKAMESTEISRIRKSNFSARSGYQHINRGVPLLDVSSSSSDVDGGSRPIKGIPVYHNRPFPFSSSPLDNKKMMGYYQIPPPVIHSRLSQTTTRLNGFSSDALKTHNNLQYACCDDGMIRSRFLPKLPTKRSMRAPRMRWTSTLHARFVHAVELLGGHERATPKAVMELMDVKDLTLSHVKSHLQMYRTVKTTDRPSVSSGGQSDGSGEEDINSIGNNINARQRIIFADERGTSLDVSLQQQMDYSSTTTTSLWSNSSREAWQQRNSINIDMDGHTKGSFQQQRRFGQQTDQDCDSIQVKGYLESNLYCKNPRLEFTLGRPDIGKDIHFLR, from the exons ATGCCTATAGAAGGAGGAGTTTTCATTCAACATTCTTCAAACCCAATTCCTGATCTTTCTCTTCACATTAGTCCTCCTAACACTACTACTATTACTACTTCTTCTTCAATCAATGAAATTAGAGATACAAGCTTCAATCTTTCAAGCTCTTTGAATACTGAGCTCTCTCTAGCACACCCATCTAAAGCCATGGAGAGTACTGAAATAAGCCGAATTAGAAAGAGCAATTTCAGTGCAAGGAGTGGATATCAGCACATAAACCGTGGAGTTCCACTACTTGATgtatcatcatcctcatccgaCGTCGACGGCGGTTCGAGGCCGATAAAAGGGATTCCAGTGTATCATAACCGTCCATtccccttctcttcttctcctttagACAACAAGAAGATGATGGGTTACTACCAAATCCCTCCTCCTGTTATTCATAGCCGATTATCGCAGACAACAACAAGGCTGAATGGGTTTTCATCAGATGCTTTGAAGACACACAACAACTTGCAGTATGCATGTTGTGATGATGGTATGATTAGATCAAGATTTCTTCCAAAGTTACCAACGAAGAGGAGCATGAGGGCACCGAGGATGCGGTGGACTAGCACCCTTCATGCTAGATTTGTTCATGCTGTTGAGCTTCTTGGAGGCCATGAAA gGGCAACTCCAAAGGCAGTTATGGAGCTGATGGATGTCAAAGATCTCACATTATCTCATGTCAAGAGTCATTTACAG ATGTATCGAACTGTTAAAACCACTGACAGACCTAGTGTTTCCTCAG GTGGACAATCAGATGGATCAGGAGAGGAAGATATAAACTCAATAGGCAATAATATTAATgcaagacaaagaataatattCGCAGATGAAAGAGGAACATCATTAGATGTATCATTGCAACAACAAATGGACTATTCTTCAACTACTACCACTTCACTCTGGAGTAACTCCTCaag AGAGGCCTGGCAACAAAGAAACTCCATTAATATTGACATGGATGGGCACACAAAAGGATCATTCCAGCAACAACGAAGATTTGGACAACAAACTGATCAG GACTGTGATTCAATTCAGGTGAAAGGATATCTAGAGTCAAATTTGTACTGCAAGAACCCCCGTTTGGAGTTCACATTAGGCAGACCAGATATTGGGAAGGATATTCATTTCTTGCGATAa